The window CGGCCTCGTCCTCGTCGTCGCCGAGCGTCCCGTCGACGACCGCGGCGTTCACCTGCGCGGTCTCGTCGGAGACCTGCCGGCCGCGCACGGTGACTCGCTTTCGCTCGCCATCGCGGGACGGCTTGTACCCCACGCCGCCTTCGAGGAGAAGTTCCTTCAGGTCCGAGCCGGCGACGTCTTTGCGCATCGGTCGGCCCGCCTCGTCGGAGCCGCCGGTGAGTTCCAGCGTCTGTCCGTCGAGACCGACGGCACCGCCGTCGACCTCGTCGCCGAGTTCGCGACCGAGGAACCGGTTTGCGTCCTGTCCGTCGACCTCGAACTGCTCTGTGTGTCCGGTCTCGTCGGAGACGACGACCTTGAATTCAGCCATAGACGGGAGGAG is drawn from Halobellus limi and contains these coding sequences:
- a CDS encoding 30S ribosomal protein S6e; the encoded protein is MAEFKVVVSDETGHTEQFEVDGQDANRFLGRELGDEVDGGAVGLDGQTLELTGGSDEAGRPMRKDVAGSDLKELLLEGGVGYKPSRDGERKRVTVRGRQVSDETAQVNAAVVDGTLGDDEDEADEEAEEADAEADDADDEAEDTEE